The genomic DNA ACGCATCTACTAAGGCTATAGCTGCAGTGGCCTATTTAAGAGTAACAGATGCAGCTAGGAACTGTGAAGTAGGCTTTGTTTTAGGTAAGGCAAATATAGCACCACGCCCAGATCAGACCATACCGAGATTAGAGCTTAGTGCTGCTGTGTTAGCAGTCAAACTTGCAGATCTTCTCACAGACGAATTAGACTTTGAAATAGACTACACTGCATTCTATACAGACAGTAAAGTAGTCATAGGTTATATCCACAACGAGACAAGAAGATGCTATGTCTACGTGGCTAACCGTGTTACGAGAATCCACAAATCTTCTCAACCAAGCTAATGGCATTACGTACCGGGCAGCCAGAACCCAGCAGATCACGCCACTCGTTCTGTTCCTGCTTATCAGCTACCCCTTAGTAACTGGCTTACTGGCCCTGACTTCATGCTTCAAGATCAAAGTCTCTCAAATGACTATTTTGATCTTGTTGAGCCTTGCACGGACTCTGATGTCAGACTACAGGTGTCTACACTCAAAACCACAATCTCACAatcagttgttggggtagcgaccttgtgtgtctacggagcccctaaagggacaagggaatttttttttttttagacatgtatctcgtggcctcgagaaactttctcgtggcctcgagaaactttctcgtggccaacTGTACGAACAGACTAAACTAAAAATGCTACGCATCTACACAGCCACCAAGTCTAACAAGATTATACTTCTCTCTGATGAATCATCGGACTTCGAGCCAACACAGAAAAGGCCACTGAAGGTAATTTATCCTCTGCCACATTTGTGATATCAATACATAGGCTACTGtaggtattccatttatattgattgcatgcgtcgccaggctctgctttttatccatagacttatcagatgtatttttttattatctatagcaggggtgtcaaaagtgtggcccgcagGCCATTTGCggaccacagctaatgttttaaaggcccacggcacattctaaaagtactattaaaataaacaaaaacataacaaaagtggaatgaAAAAGCTTAgaggtgaaatgtcatttagaaaaagttgcaatgttgactaataaaacaaagatgtttctttctttaaaactgccattgctcaaaacataatattcaatcaaaattaatgttataatgaattattgaccttctccaaggcagctgagataggctccagcatcccccgtgatccagaaagggacaagcggtagaaaatggatggatggatggatgtttgccataaaaaaacatagttttctttgacaaaaagggtataaaacaaacaaacaaaacaacattaaaaaaacttagaaatgagggatagatctgaagttaatgtAGACTACAGATTTAAgcgtaaataaaaaatgtatgtatgccctggcacaccatcatcatcatttcatgacccaagcaaaaaaagtttttacacttttatactgaaataaatacacctacgacttattaaataataatacagaaaacaataaagtttgaatccatgaaggaaagaagaaagtgaatgaatgtttataactgaatacatttacatatgcattaaaatgtgttttcttttgtattatttttttaatgaattaagtaacgtttataacaacctttttccaaaacacaatatacaatatGTCATCTGAGAAAttgacattgtaaaaaaaaaattcatttcagtaggccattaagggcttgaaattcaaatagctttcaaatgacaaaacttcaactCACGCAcaggataatacatacatttttcatttgttttgaaaagcttacaaaaaagtggaaccccaaaaatttagtgtgggaccccattttgaaaattcttagcgccaacactgattatGGTTGTGTACCACACCTGTCTCATATGCACAGGTATGATGGATATGATgttgatacatatttattgttcTCAAATATTAGCCAATTTAATAAGTTTCACCTTTGCTTTCTTACCTGTGCTGCTATTCAATGTGACCTGTACTTTCACAGATGTCATTTATTTTTTAGGATAAATCTATTGTCTTATTTCTATGTCAAGTCTATAAGCTCACAATTTGCTGCTCACCTTTTTATAGGCTAGGACAATGAAGACACGATCCTTGAGGAACAAGACCAGGAGACTCAATCAAGTGGATCATCCAGAGAGCTCCTCTGATTTAGATCTGGCTCCCAGTGGCTCAATGCAGCAAAACCATGAACAAGTAAGCACTCGTATTGCATTTTTATGGAACCAGTCTGTGCTAAACAGTACAGAACTTGTGTTGTCTGAAGATTTTGTTGTACCAAAATGTTCAGTATTCTTTAAAATCCAAACATATTTTTGTAGTTATAGTTTTCTGTAGTGTCATTTAAATTAAATCTGCGCTGAGCTATATTTATTATAAATCACAGGTGAAATATATGAGGACACAGAAATGGCCTTTAAGAAACCATAATTTATAGTTTTAAATCTGCAGTTAAGATGGAAATCTGCGAACGCTTTGAGTTCAATCCTACATTAAGTAAAAATGCATACACCAAATAATTTACTCAGGTGCAGAGTGTTATAGTCACATGAATATACATAGCAGCTAGGATGAGATTATTCAAACTatagataatataataattacacaaataataatacatttgtttgttttcttggtTTTTATATTAAATTATCAATAGAGAGGAGAGACAATCAGCCATTCAAGTTCAGCAACTCCTGAGATGGGTAACACAGAGCTCCTGCATCCACGACCTACTGAGGATGTTGGCAGTCATACTCAGCAGTCAACAAGAAGGCATGGATCTGAAGATGACTGTTTAACGCCTGTGCCAAATCAAGATGCAGACCTGTTGTTAAGTGATGTCTCAGATTCCGCTCTTAATCCTGCCATTCCACAATCTCTTGAGGACTCTGAAGTGAAGTTTGGACCCACTGTTGGTGATGATAGTGATACTCAAGAGACCACTCTTCCCTGGAATCCAGATGACTTGAGCAGCATGCAGGTACAATGTAGCACTAACGTTTTACAGTcctgtaaaattattacattttacatttataaaatgtacaaaaactgTAACGTTACCATCCGAAGATCTTTCACCCTAAGCTTATGTTTTTAGATTAATTTTTCATCCAAACATTCCAAATCTCATTTGCCACAACATTATCACCATTTTTGCATGCTAATTGATACATTGATTGTCAAAATCTTTGATTCTTTTCTGTTCACTGAAGGATTAATCAATCAATAATCACACCTAATTACCTTTTTAAAATATCTTGCAGCATTCTACAATCAATGATGGTCCTGTATCATCAAGCAGTCTTCCAGCATCACCAGATCCATTTGACCAAGAAATCATTATTTTGAAATTAAGACGAGTAAACACAGTTGATGATGTCCTTAATGTCTTCATGGATCCAAAAGTACTGAATGCTAGTCTAAGAATGGAGTTTACAAATGAGAAAGCTATGGACAGTGATGGTGTGTCAAGAGAGGCGTACTCTGCATTCTGGGACCACTTCTTGGACCAGTGTGAGGGGGAAGATGAACGAGTACCCAGGCTACGACCAGACTATTCTGAGAAGAAATGGCAAGCTCTCGGAAGAGTGTGGTTGAAAGGATACCTGGACCACAAAATCCTACCAATCAGACTGTCACCAGCCTTTGTTCTTGCTTGTTGTAAAGGAGTTAGCTCAGTGGATGAAGAACTATTGATGATGTCATTTGCCAGATTTCTTTCAGAGAATGAGCGTGTGTCGCTTGAAAAAGCACTACAGGGTACCATTGATGAAACTGTTGAGGAGGACTTACTTGATGCCTTCTCCAGAATGGGCTCACACTGCCTGCCCCCTAAAAACAATTTACGGGCTGCTATTTTAACAATGGCACACAAAGCTCTTCTTCAAGAGCCAAAGTTCATAATTGACTGTTTCCACTCCAGTGTTCATAATGCTATGCCAATGCTCATAACCAAAGACAACATAATGGAGATCTATGAATCTAAGAGGCCAACTAACAAGAAAGTGGCCCAGATGATAAAACCATCATTTGAAAGCCTAAATCCACAAGAGCAGACTGCTCTTAACCACCTGCTACGGTATGTGAGAAGCATCGACCAAAGAAAATTGGAGATCTTCTTACGCTTCTGCACAGGATCTACTGTGCTGTGCAAAGACACAATTGAAGTAATTTTTAACACATTGTGTGGTTTAAGTCGCAGGCCTGTAGCACACACATGTGGAGCAGTTCTTGAGTTACCATGCACTTACAGCACATACCCTGAGTTTCGCAAAGAATTTGATAATGTCTTGTCTGGCGACTGCTTCACAATGGATATTGTGTAGTGAATGGAAAGCACAT from Entelurus aequoreus isolate RoL-2023_Sb linkage group LG10, RoL_Eaeq_v1.1, whole genome shotgun sequence includes the following:
- the LOC133659287 gene encoding uncharacterized protein LOC133659287, which produces MLRIYTATKSNKIILLSDESSDFEPTQKRPLKARTMKTRSLRNKTRRLNQVDHPESSSDLDLAPSGSMQQNHEQRGETISHSSSATPEMGNTELLHPRPTEDVGSHTQQSTRRHGSEDDCLTPVPNQDADLLLSDVSDSALNPAIPQSLEDSEVKFGPTVGDDSDTQETTLPWNPDDLSSMQHSTINDGPVSSSSLPASPDPFDQEIIILKLRRVNTVDDVLNVFMDPKVLNASLRMEFTNEKAMDSDGVSREAYSAFWDHFLDQCEGEDERVPRLRPDYSEKKWQALGRVWLKGYLDHKILPIRLSPAFVLACCKGVSSVDEELLMMSFARFLSENERVSLEKALQGTIDETVEEDLLDAFSRMGSHCLPPKNNLRAAILTMAHKALLQEPKFIIDCFHSSVHNAMPMLITKDNIMEIYESKRPTNKKVAQMIKPSFESLNPQEQTALNHLLRYVRSIDQRKLEIFLRFCTGSTVLCKDTIEVIFNTLCGLSRRPVAHTCGAVLELPCTYSTYPEFRKEFDNVLSGDCFTMDIV